A single window of Rubripirellula lacrimiformis DNA harbors:
- a CDS encoding efflux RND transporter permease subunit, with translation MSLINFSLKNRFAVLAGAIALCVLGASVIPGITIDILPDFKKPVVVSFFSYPGLPTLDMEKSVSSRVERALTLAGKIEHQESRTVPGAAVIKVFFQPGADPSSAMNDIVNLEASDMFHLPPGIEWPFTLRSEPSNLPVVLAAISGEGLSESELYSIGYYAVRNKMGGLKGVQIPHPFGGKFRQMMVYVNPDKLRAYHVSATDVVDAMQKANLVLAGGTATMGGTDYQVHPRNTLPNIEDIEAIPVAVRDDRPIFIRDVARVVDDAALQYNIVRVNGTRSVYCPLLREPGENTIAVVDRIYEGIAREIPKMKERGDIPEATQVTLVSDQSSYIRNAMSNLLTQVGLGALLVAIVVFVFLRRVLPTIIIVSTIVLAILIGAIGFAFSGQTINVMTLGGIALAIGTVVDAGIVVVENIIRHLRMGKSPLEAARQGTQEVSGAILAGTATTLAVFLPALFLTGMIKYLFTPLSLAATLTIGASYLLALTVVPAYCATFVRERVQSKNADSSDRESDPRGLYGRLLSTAMKTPAISALVIIVGVGASFALLPRIGTELFPEVDSGSFELRLKTLPGTSLLETEKLVARIEDSIKGIIPEEQIETIISNIGLPVGKGAGFSTVLSSNSGPDTAYVIVNLRQQGRSTSTRSYIETLRSTLADQYPLEEFLFVSGGIVNMALNEGVPTPISVQVSAGTLQQCRDAAERIVKAVRPILGTRDVQIAQSLDYPQFDVQVDRTRAKYLGVDQEQVAKTVLTALGSSVGYDPTIWIDPKSGTDFFMGVQYESNQFESLDEVRNIPLSLDTADGPITIPLSNVATVSRVTIPAEIAHYNISRVNDVHVNISGRDLGSVAADIDTTLSEMEFDNGVTVTLRGPVEKMRSGMSMLGVGLAVATLLVYLVLMAQFRSFVDPLIIMLAVPLGIGGVLIVLYFTDTYINIQSLMGTLMMIGVVVNNSILLVEFANQRRSEGLSASEAALSAAQIRLRPILMTSLTLVASMLPLSFQLAPGNEAMIPLARALLGGMVVSTVLTLVLVPCVYSLVHRKSSLAA, from the coding sequence ATGTCCTTGATCAACTTCTCTCTTAAAAATCGCTTCGCCGTATTGGCCGGCGCGATCGCACTTTGCGTGCTTGGTGCCTCCGTCATTCCTGGCATCACGATTGACATCCTGCCGGATTTCAAAAAGCCGGTCGTCGTCAGCTTTTTTTCCTATCCGGGACTTCCCACCCTGGACATGGAAAAGTCGGTTTCGTCACGTGTGGAACGCGCGTTGACTCTAGCCGGAAAGATCGAACACCAAGAATCCAGAACGGTTCCTGGCGCCGCGGTCATCAAAGTATTCTTCCAACCCGGTGCGGACCCCAGCTCGGCGATGAACGACATCGTCAATCTGGAGGCCAGCGATATGTTTCACCTGCCACCGGGGATCGAGTGGCCTTTCACGCTGCGGAGCGAGCCGTCGAATCTGCCGGTCGTGCTAGCAGCGATCTCGGGCGAAGGACTGAGCGAATCCGAACTCTATTCCATTGGCTACTACGCCGTGCGAAACAAGATGGGCGGCTTGAAGGGCGTCCAGATTCCGCACCCATTTGGCGGAAAGTTCCGACAGATGATGGTTTACGTCAATCCCGACAAACTGCGTGCCTATCACGTTAGCGCCACCGATGTTGTCGACGCGATGCAGAAAGCCAACCTGGTTTTGGCAGGCGGAACCGCCACGATGGGCGGAACCGATTACCAGGTGCACCCACGCAACACGCTGCCCAACATCGAAGACATCGAAGCGATTCCGGTCGCGGTCCGTGACGATCGCCCGATCTTCATTCGCGATGTCGCGCGCGTCGTCGATGACGCCGCACTGCAATACAACATCGTCCGCGTCAACGGAACTCGCAGTGTCTATTGTCCATTGCTACGCGAACCGGGCGAAAACACCATCGCGGTGGTCGATCGCATCTATGAAGGGATCGCACGTGAAATCCCCAAGATGAAGGAACGCGGGGATATCCCCGAAGCCACGCAGGTCACACTGGTATCGGACCAATCCAGTTACATTCGCAATGCGATGTCCAACCTGCTGACCCAAGTCGGACTCGGCGCGTTGCTGGTCGCGATCGTTGTCTTTGTCTTCCTTCGCCGCGTGCTGCCAACGATCATCATCGTGTCCACGATCGTATTGGCGATCTTGATCGGAGCGATCGGGTTTGCGTTTTCGGGACAAACGATCAACGTGATGACCCTGGGCGGGATCGCGTTGGCGATCGGGACAGTCGTCGACGCGGGCATCGTTGTGGTGGAAAACATCATTCGTCACTTGCGGATGGGCAAATCCCCGTTGGAAGCCGCTCGCCAGGGAACTCAGGAAGTCTCGGGCGCCATCCTGGCGGGTACCGCGACGACCTTGGCTGTGTTCTTGCCAGCGTTGTTTTTGACCGGCATGATCAAGTACCTGTTCACCCCATTATCGCTGGCTGCGACGTTGACGATCGGTGCGTCCTATCTGTTGGCCCTGACCGTCGTCCCCGCCTACTGTGCGACATTCGTCCGCGAGCGGGTGCAATCCAAGAATGCCGATTCATCGGATCGCGAATCGGATCCGCGAGGCCTGTACGGTCGACTGTTAAGCACAGCGATGAAGACCCCGGCGATCAGCGCATTGGTGATCATCGTCGGTGTCGGTGCATCCTTTGCTCTCTTGCCACGGATTGGTACCGAGTTGTTTCCGGAGGTGGATTCGGGATCATTCGAACTGCGACTCAAAACGCTGCCCGGAACGTCGCTGTTGGAAACCGAAAAGTTGGTCGCTCGGATCGAAGACTCGATCAAGGGCATCATCCCGGAAGAACAAATCGAAACGATCATTTCCAACATCGGGTTGCCCGTCGGTAAGGGAGCCGGTTTTTCGACCGTCCTAAGCTCGAACTCTGGGCCCGACACGGCTTATGTGATTGTCAACCTGAGACAACAGGGCCGATCCACTAGCACGCGTTCGTATATCGAGACGCTGCGGAGCACGTTGGCCGACCAGTACCCGCTAGAAGAGTTTCTGTTCGTATCCGGTGGCATCGTGAACATGGCACTGAACGAGGGTGTGCCGACGCCAATCAGTGTGCAGGTTTCGGCCGGAACGTTGCAGCAATGCCGGGATGCCGCTGAACGCATCGTCAAAGCGGTGCGTCCGATCTTGGGAACCCGCGATGTTCAGATCGCCCAATCCCTGGACTATCCGCAATTCGATGTTCAGGTGGACCGGACACGTGCCAAGTATTTGGGTGTCGACCAGGAACAAGTCGCCAAGACGGTCTTAACCGCATTGGGGTCCAGCGTTGGATACGATCCAACGATCTGGATCGATCCCAAATCGGGGACCGACTTTTTCATGGGGGTTCAATACGAATCGAACCAGTTCGAATCGCTGGACGAGGTCCGCAACATTCCTCTGTCGTTGGATACCGCGGACGGCCCGATCACGATTCCCCTATCCAACGTGGCGACTGTTAGCCGCGTGACGATCCCTGCGGAAATCGCTCACTACAACATCTCCCGCGTCAACGATGTGCACGTCAACATTTCGGGACGTGACTTGGGAAGTGTGGCGGCCGATATCGATACCACCTTATCGGAAATGGAATTCGACAACGGTGTCACGGTGACGCTGCGAGGCCCGGTGGAAAAGATGCGTTCGGGCATGAGCATGCTGGGCGTGGGGTTGGCCGTAGCGACGCTATTGGTCTATCTGGTCCTGATGGCTCAGTTCCGATCCTTTGTCGATCCGCTGATCATCATGTTGGCGGTTCCGCTGGGGATTGGCGGCGTACTGATCGTTCTGTACTTCACCGACACCTACATCAACATCCAATCGTTGATGGGGACATTGATGATGATCGGCGTGGTGGTGAACAATTCGATTTTGTTGGTCGAATTTGCGAACCAGCGTCGCAGCGAAGGTTTGTCGGCCAGCGAAGCGGCGCTATCGGCCGCTCAAATCCGACTGCGTCCGATCCTGATGACATCGCTGACCCTGGTCGCGTCGATGTTGCCATTGTCGTTCCAGTTGGCTCCGGGCAACGAGGCGATGATCCCGCTTGCCCGCGCCTTGCTGGGCGGCATGGTCGTTTCGACGGTGCTGACCCTGGTGCTGGTTCCGTGCGTCTATTCGCTGGTGCACCGCAAGTCGTCGC